The genomic DNA actgtagctgtagaaacaatggactgttgaaaactgcatctacgtacccattgtctaatcaagccaacacctgacagtaatctaacagtcgttctttcagtttgagagctgaaaaagaccccaaacaactaaatctctttcttgtgtactgtaccaatagagacaatagcctgttgaaaactgtaacaatacaatacaacaatgatatttacccccattgtataaaacagcatttgtttgagaaatctactcaagacaaaaactgataatatctctatgaccaaccactattgtgtaatgttatgtcccatgtatggtaagtctgattaataaaaaaaaaatcatattgtaacaaacgcaacacagacAGACACCCCCCCGTGTCTCCCCCTGGAGGAGGCCATGGGAACTGCTCTTGGCCGCTTGTTGGCAGAGGTGGGATGGACTGACCTGTGGCGCATACGCAATCCAGACAGTAAACAATTCTCATGCTTTTAAAAGACCCATGGTTCACTGTCCCGTATTGACCTATGTGTGGGCACACCCAACACGGTCGGCTACACCTCTAAGATGGAATATTTCCCACAGGGAGTCTCCGACCACTCTCCATTGGCCTTATGGCTGATCACCCAACCGCCAAATTCATTACCTAGGGCCCCATGGAAGTTAAACGCCTTTTGACTTAAGTTATTTACCTCACAGGAACGAATAGCCGTCCAGATTCAGGACTTTTTCAAGTCACACAGACAGTACACTGACAGCCTACTCAAATGGGAAACCTTTAAAGCACATTTAAGGGGTATATTTATACAGGAGATACAAATTGTTAAACAAAACTCCTCAGCTATGCTGCAGCGGGCGGGAGACCTGGTGAGACAGCTGGAACTGACCTACGTGACTAATCCTACTGagtctgcaagggaggcatggatgttggctcaagatTTATTGGACCgcctgagatcctccactgcagaacGTAAAAGGTTCTTTACAAAACTGGCATTCTATGAGGAAGGAAGAAGACGGGCCGCCTGCTTGCCAAAATACACGATCTCAACAACAGTCACCGGCCATTGGCTCCATTCGCACCTCAAATGGTAAGATGGCTAACTCCCCAGAGGCCATTATACACGAGCTGGCGTCCTTCTATGAAGACCTTTACAGGTCAAGGGAAGCTTATTCAGACGAGAACCTTGATACATATATGTCCAACATCGATCTGCCCTCACTGTCTGCTGAGGCTAAAAAACTACTAGATGCCCCGATTGCATTAGAAGAGTTTCAGTTGGCGGCCGGCTCTTTTCCCACTTGTAAGGCGCCTGGAGAGGATGGCCTCCCTATGGAGGGGTACACTCAATTTGGTGAACAAATACTGCCAGAACTGTTAAAGGTATTTAATGCATGTTTAGATGAAGGTAAACTCCCAGATTCTATGACTAGAGCAAATGTGATTTTGTTACTAAAATCTGGGAAGGATCCAGTTGACCCAGGCTCCTACAGGCCTATTTCATTGCTCCAGAGCGATATAAAAATCCTTGCTAAGGTCCTAGCGCTTCGGGTCAACAGGATAGTGTTATCTATTATTCACCAGGATCAAGCTGGCTTTATGCCACAAAAATCCACAGCTACAAATCTAAGAAAGCTATTCATAAACATGCAATTACAAGTGGATAATGGGGGCCATAGGGCTCTCTTATCCCTAGACGCCAACAAGGCATTTGACAGTATTAGCTGGAGGTATCTGTGGGCAGTAATGGAAAATTTGGATTCGGGGACCGGTTTATTGCATGGGTTAAGTTGCTATATGCCTCTCCACAGGCGACAATAAGAATGGTGGACAGAATGTCACCGGCTTTTGCTTTGggcaggggaacgagacagggatgcccactatcgccCCTGCTCTTTGCAATTGCTATTGAACCACTGGCAGCCATGGTAAGGACTAGCTCCCGGATCTGTGGGGTCAAGTATGGAGTCTTGCACGAAAAAATTatgttatatgcagatgacatgttacTCTTTATGGGGGATCCCAGCCACTCACTGCCAGGGATAATGTCCATAATCACGCAGTTTGGCCACTATTCTGGTTTGATCATAAACTGGTCTAAATCAGCCCTGATGCTGTTAGATGAGGACCAGGAGGTAGAACTCCCGGACTCATGTCCCATCCCCGTGGTTGCTAGCTTTAAATATTTGGGTGTACGGATCTCGCCTAGGCTCAGAGAATATAGCTCCCTAAAAATAAATCCCCTATTATCTCGATTTCAGGATAAAATTAATACATGGAACAACCTTAAAATGTCACTAGCAGGCAAGGCCAACCTAAtcaaaatgattttaatgccccagCTGTTATACTTTCTACACAATTTGCCAGTAGTACTACACTTAAAAATCTTCAGAGTAGTAAACACTCTCTTTCGGCGCCTGCTGTGGAATACTAAGCCCCCTAGGATTAGGCTGGAGCAGCTACAGCAATCTAAGGACGACGGAGGGTTGGCAgttcccaacccttggctgtactatatagcgGCCCAGCTGCAGCATTTGGTAGGTTCTATGTCCCCAGATCCAGAGGGCTCGATGGCACAATTGAGACCATCCCGATGGGGCTGGAAGCACAAAAATGTATGAAATCCAATAAACAGACCCCAACGCTCTCGCTGATACAAAAAATCCTGGAACTAGGGCAGGCAGCTTCAGGGGGTACAGGGGTTTACAGATTTTAGCCCCATATGGGAGAATTGTACCTATGTGGAGCTGGCTAAGTTACAGCAGGGACCTAGGTGGCATGTTCATGGTGTGACTTTGCTTTCACACATATTTGAAAATGGTAAATTACTATCCTTCCCGGAGAGTGGACACTGTCGCCCACCCCGGTATTCCAAATGTTGCATTCTAGCACTGCAACGAAAGGGATTATATCCCAATGCTACCAAATGCTACTCACAAGACACCTGTAGGCATACCCATGCAGGGCAATGTCAGCGTGGGAGAAAGATCTAGGACAacttacgggagatcaatgggaagaAGCCCTACAATCCATAACCACATGCTCTCTGAATGTGGCTCAAAAAGTCTCCAAACTGTACATAATACTGAGGGTACATTACACTCCGGCAAAATTACATAAGATGGGCAGGCTGACATAACCCTTTGTGCTGTCGTTGTCGGCAGCGCGACGGGGACCTCATCCATCTCCTGTGGGGATGTCCGAAACTCCACCAGTACTGGTGGTTGGTACACTCAATGGGGTGTTCCAAACGAAGGTACCTATAGACCCTATATGCTGTATATTGGGGGTTCTGGAGGATGTGATCCCTGAGGAAATGATCAGGATTGCATTCtctagggcactgttccaggcccGTAAACTTATTTTGATGGGCTGGAAGTCTGCCTCGCCACTCACTAGCAACTCCTGGATAACCCACATGAGAAATACCCTTATCATGGAAAAATACATCTACCAACATAGGGGATGTCTGGGCAGGTTCGAACGCATATGGTCATGCTGGCTAGACACACCTGGTCTGAGCCCCAGAGAACTGGTAATGTCTCGACTTTTGCAGTGTCTCtaaagggggaaaaaattcctcAAGTGAACCATAAAAGATGCGGGCTGTGTTGGTGGAGGAATGGAGTAATGGAAGTAGAGTGCCAGGAATACTTTGTTATGTAGCAGTGGTAAGGATAACATATTTATGCATAAGTTATTGACTGAAGAATCATTTATATTCATGTACTATTGGATGTTGTTAATTCTTGACAAGCTCAATacaaacctttctgatttaaaaaaaagaaaaactattaaTGCACTAATTGTTGCAATATTGACAAAAGGTAATGGTGAAAAGTAATACTTGTAGGTTTACCCAATCATTTTTGAGTACCAGGGAGCTTATCGGGGGTGTAGCCTTTGCCTACTTACTTTGTGCTAAATGGTGTCCCTCTTTCTAATATCAGAAAATTGAGATGTATTCATTAATACAGATGCTTCTTACTTTCTTCAACAGGAAGTTTATGCTATTATCTCCATTAATTTAGCACTATGGTTGAAATTTGCAACTAAGAAGCACTGTCTGCTTTTTCTTGTGATTTCAGGCTTTACTTGTCAATGGTAAGAAGTCTTTCTGTGGCGGAGTTCTTATTCACCCATACTGGGTCCTCACTGCAGCACACTGCTTCAAAGGGGCTCAGAAAAATGCAAAGTACTACGTACGGCTCGGTATGTACCTGTTTATCCTACCTATTTGTGTTGTGCTTATTACTTGTCTAAGAAGTATGACAACATGGACTCAGATATGATCTCATGACACCCTGTAGAATTTTAACTTCCCCTCATAAAACAAATTTTTATTAGAACAGCCTCTGTTTAGACCAATTTGACAGACAAAAGAAATGCTATAGAAGATTTTACCTCATGGCTCTGCATTACTGGCTAGATACAGGAGAGTTATTGTTGGTTCTATACCATACGCCTTGGTTAAGGGTCTGCTGGTTTGTTCCTCcccttgacactttttttttcttcccttttcacCCTTTGTTTTGATTAAATCCATTAAAAAAATTAGATGGCATCGGGAAACAGACTATGGTTGGCAGCAGACCTTAGAGGTCTTATATACATATTTGGCTAcaagtcttattttttattttgatttcctTGCATTGTGTTCTGTATATCCAATGAGAGATCGCAGGCCTTCACAATATAATTTTAAGGTAGGCAATACACcatgagttgcaggaaagaaagtcacACAATCCcctcatcaacacaggcagtgttgacaggggaatcagtaATTGTCTTCTCCTAGCAGGGGCGAGCAGTGGAAgccatccccgccgggagaagacagtgattatcactagcaggtATAGCAGCCGATAGCGATAATCACaaaagaatccagcaggctggttgtacacaaattgattgctcaatcaacttggtacattcagcctgcccattaatggttcaaatctcggacAGTTCCTGCTAAacacagatttgaaacatgtatggctggcctaacagTCATTGTTGGGTTTGTCAAACTATCTCTTTctttaaataattaattttcccTGTTATTGCTTTGGAGCGCATTGAAGTTGAAATTATTAAATGATGGAGAATAATTTGTCATTAAACCACTTCACTAATTTTTACAAACTTGGTGCATACTAAATAAAATGACCCAGAGATATTGTTAAAACCGTTAtgcttcagttttttgctagtggaCTCTCTACTCAAAAGTGTACTCCCCATTCCAAACGTATTAGCTAAAATAATTTAAATCTTGAAAAGATTTACATAATTTACTTGTGGGTACTTTTTAACAAAACTGTGGCCTTCCTTTAAagactggaaataaaaaaaaatatttctgtattTGAATTGTTGTAGTCATTATTACTGTGTCATATATCTCTGCTATATACCAGCTAAAAAGTTATTTCTAATATCTACCCTCTCTTATTCTTGAAACACATTTTATTACAGGTGAATATGACCGCCGGATTCTGGAAGACACAGAGCAGCAAATTATAGTCACCAAGCTCATCCTTCATCCCAAATTTGACGCTGTAGAAGTCAATAATGACATTGCTCTTATGCGTCTTAACCAGGCAGCTGTGTATAACAAATATGTGCTGCCCATTTGTCTACCAAGCTATGGACTTGCTGAAACAAACCTGACAGTAGAGGGCACAGGGACAATTGTAACTGGCTGGGGGTACCAGGATCAAACCTATCGCAACCGCACGATGATCCTTAGCTACATACAGGTCCCTATAGTCTCCCAAAACAACTGTTCAGATGTTATGCGTGCCAGAATAACAGATAATATGCTATGTGCAGGAACCCTGGGAGACAATCAGGATGCATGCTCTGGGGATAGTGGGGGGCCCATGGTGACTAGATTTGGTGATACCTGGTTCCTTACTGGGCTTGTGAGTTGGGGAGAGGGTTGTGGACGGCTAGATAATTTTGGAGTCTACACTAAAGTTCATTATTACCTCGACTGGATCGGTCAGACAATGGCAAGCTATGAGACCGAGTTAAAAAAAGTGAAGCCGAATCCAAAAGAgtcacaaaaaaaaactgaaagataATTGTCTATTAGAAAACAACTACTGCAACCCATCTAAAGACAAGTGCGATCATTTCcatgaaaaatattgttttaactACGGTATTTGCCagcattttaaaaagaaatgcaATAAAGATCATAACCAAATGCCATACTTTTCCTTATTATTGTAAAAGAATAGAGACTTGGTTACCAATAATTGTTAAATGCAAACCAGGGCTGGACACTGTGGTCAAGGGGCCTTCATTCCCAAATCAGTGTTATGTCTGTTTAACCCTTATTTGCCATCAATTAACAGTGAAGGTGTTTTTGTAATTTCCTTATaaattttttgctatattttttaatttgatagCCTATTTTTAGCctaaattacaaataaaaaaggcAAACGGATATAACTTGTATTTagtatgtgtcccttgtgctgattcttcttGATTTAGGATACATTTTCCTCTCTCCTACCCTTATCCCCTATAAaaccacccaagcccccccccaacccccccgctgCTATAATCTTTCTGTGAAGCTTGACATTTCACACCCTTTCCTTCCCGCTGTACCATTCATAGATGCCAAACGACAGCTTCTATTAATGACGAAGGATCTCTTAATGGAAGAGGCAGAGCTCTCAATCGCCGGTCAGTCACCCATTCAGAGATCCTGTGTCATCTATAGAAGCTattgtacagcttctatgaatgacaaGGCAAGGCATAATGGGTGGGTGAGAGCTCCTGACAGCCCTTCAGTTGTATTAACCCCTGCTGCACCTAAATATTATGGTGGGTGGGTAGGAAAGTGCAAAACTTCTTCTAAACcgagaatcagcacaagggacacattctaCTAAATGTGAGTTACGTCCCTTGTGCTGATGTTTATGTTTGTATTTTAGGCTAAACTTAGGGTTTAATATTTATCATTTATATGAAACTTATAAAAATAGTGTTTATAGTCTACACTTGTGGTTGGGAGAGAGAGGTGATAAAAACATGCGGTTGGGAGGCTTTTTTACTTCTCCCAAATGTTCCCTATATGCTGCAAAGGCAGCAACATGGGGATATACACATACTGTGACACAGGAAAAATGATCCACATTGTTATATTTGGCAGGCAGTACCTTTCGCCAAATGCCACCCATCCAAgtgaatagggccatgctgcaaccaCGTAAAATGCATGTGGTTGCGGTGTGGTGGTTTTATATTTGCGAggctaaaacaggcagtgaggttGTGACATAACAcctcctcaccatctgtcaaacaccctctgaagaGCGGTCCACAGTGGATTGCACTTCAGACGGCTaacacaaatgtaaacaagccTTTTCGTTTTGTAGCACTGCATTTATTCTatattagaaaaataattttagtgTCATAATAAAAGGAAAACTTGCACAATAAAATTCACACTATGGATGCGTTATAATCTACCTCCCAGACTGAAGAACAATTTTGGTTACCATCAGTGGCGGCTGGGGAAATTtttggatgggggggcgccagaccccgcccataAATTTTgaccccctcccacttctcataaaccacaccccttatataatccacccactccgtcccctgtattatacttgcttccacccatagtgtcaggagtatacggCTCAgatcacagggcagagtatacagtcccagcatcacaggacagattatatatctagataaaatattgaaaatgttaatgtttaagtCAACTGTTAAAGAATGCAATAAATATACCacgaatcagtgattttttttacaacagcaaacaaactttattgtacaacaaacaacaacaaaaaaactctgaaaaggtgactgaatacaaatgcacgccacattcacATTAGTGCCAGTAGaactatttgaaaataaattttgctCTCCTTTCTTTCTGGCTTGCAAATTTCCCTATGACCTTCTGGTTGAAGTCAGTCATCTCTGTCACCACTCACTTttccattgacagcatggccaatgcattcagcctctcctgggtcatGCTATTTCTCAGAAAAGTCTTAATTCTTTTTAAGGTTGAGAAGCACCTCTCAGCTTCTGCTGTGGTCATGGGTGTGGTGATGAGGATCTTTAGCAGAGTGACAGTCTCTCTAAATACATGAGCAAGATTGTTCTCCACAAACAGCTGGAATAGGTCCacagcaccattgcactttttgaACTCTTCTGTGCAGTAGATGAGACCAAGCTCTGTCTTTAACTTA from Aquarana catesbeiana isolate 2022-GZ linkage group LG04, ASM4218655v1, whole genome shotgun sequence includes the following:
- the LOC141139537 gene encoding vitamin K-dependent protein C-like; protein product: MRYRFLCTMWWILLLGFTSFTILPAYSSSIFYNSQDANRVLKVRKRANSYFEEMKPGSLERECYEEKCDLEEANEIFETREETLNFWSKYFDGDQCLSNPCVNAVCKDGIGKFDCTCNEGWEGKFCAYEVTHRNCSLSNGGCTHFCTEIINNTSRTCSCATGYQLQDDGRSCKPYEDFPCGRSKIIDYDYSARLTGAKKGRKGDSPWQALLVNGKKSFCGGVLIHPYWVLTAAHCFKGAQKNAKYYVRLGEYDRRILEDTEQQIIVTKLILHPKFDAVEVNNDIALMRLNQAAVYNKYVLPICLPSYGLAETNLTVEGTGTIVTGWGYQDQTYRNRTMILSYIQVPIVSQNNCSDVMRARITDNMLCAGTLGDNQDACSGDSGGPMVTRFGDTWFLTGLVSWGEGCGRLDNFGVYTKVHYYLDWIGQTMASYETELKKVKPNPKESQKKTER